In a single window of the Pseudocalidococcus azoricus BACA0444 genome:
- a CDS encoding DNA adenine methylase, producing the protein QAVLFFVLNRASFSGTTLSGGCSQQSVTQRFTQSSIERLRNFPVKTCRDYFSVAWGDYQTVLEDYGAEFMYLDPPYLIKSTLYGNRGSTHKGFDHQALAEKLKTCQRWILSYNHCPEILELYRDYEIIFPDWKYGMSRNKSSQEVLILNLDG; encoded by the coding sequence AGCAAGCGGTCTTATTTTTTGTCCTCAATCGAGCTTCATTTTCTGGGACAACCCTCAGCGGCGGCTGCTCACAACAATCCGTGACTCAACGTTTTACCCAATCTTCCATTGAACGGCTGCGAAATTTCCCAGTGAAGACTTGTCGGGATTATTTCAGCGTGGCCTGGGGTGATTATCAAACGGTGCTTGAGGATTATGGGGCTGAATTTATGTATCTTGATCCCCCTTATTTAATTAAATCCACGTTGTACGGTAATCGAGGCAGTACCCATAAAGGATTTGATCATCAAGCCTTGGCCGAAAAACTAAAAACCTGTCAGCGGTGGATATTGTCTTACAACCATTGTCCTGAAATTCTGGAGCTTTATCGGGATTATGAGATTATTTTTCCAGATTGGAAGTATGGCATGAGTCGCAATAAGTCCAGCCAAGAAGTTTTAATATTAAATCTCGATGGTTAA